Proteins encoded within one genomic window of Longimicrobium sp.:
- a CDS encoding YciI family protein — MNFFCKLLPPRPSFAQDMSPEERALMQQHAGYWQEWIGRGHVIAFGLVADPAGPFGIGIMDFATEADVRAFMEGDPTIQAGAGFRFEVHPMPMGVVTA, encoded by the coding sequence GTGAACTTTTTCTGCAAGCTGCTGCCGCCGCGCCCGAGCTTCGCGCAGGACATGTCGCCGGAGGAGCGGGCGTTGATGCAGCAGCACGCGGGCTACTGGCAGGAATGGATCGGCAGAGGACACGTGATCGCGTTCGGGCTCGTGGCGGACCCGGCCGGCCCCTTTGGGATCGGCATCATGGACTTCGCGACCGAAGCCGACGTCCGCGCGTTCATGGAGGGCGATCCGACGATCCAGGCCGGCGCCGGCTTCCGGTTCGAGGTGCACCCCATGCCCATGGGCGTGGTGACGGCTTGA
- a CDS encoding sensor histidine kinase, with amino-acid sequence MDLGTHPASERTADARIPARLLLLFWLGDAVLTLAHVYILNGVHGSRPSLGQLLYWVLPGYLVWALSVPAIITLARRFRFEGGGWRHSLPVHLTVSLVIASANMVVLTLFARARSGGGESFGTVLLRYVEMRMSWSIFTYWFFLAFYLALEHAQTAGARKVQASRLEAELANARLAALKIQVQPHFLFNALNSISSLVPDEPRAAQKMISELAELLRLTLAAGAEHDTPLRRELEVLDRYVAIEQVRFGDRLRVDIRVDDDALDAAVPTLLLQPLVENAVLHGIQPSLQGGTVRVTARREDSWLAIEVSDDGVGLGSGYAERAATRVGLVNTRERLRKRFGAEHSFAIGPVEPRGTRVSIRLPCSPKPEHALAAV; translated from the coding sequence ATGGACCTCGGTACTCATCCCGCCAGCGAACGCACGGCCGACGCGCGGATCCCCGCACGCCTGCTCCTGCTCTTCTGGCTGGGCGACGCGGTGCTCACCCTGGCGCACGTGTACATCCTGAACGGGGTGCACGGCAGCCGCCCCTCGCTCGGGCAGCTGCTGTACTGGGTGCTCCCCGGCTACCTCGTCTGGGCGCTCAGCGTGCCGGCCATCATCACGCTCGCGCGCCGGTTTCGCTTCGAGGGCGGGGGCTGGCGCCACTCCCTTCCGGTGCACCTGACCGTGAGCCTGGTGATCGCGAGTGCCAACATGGTGGTGCTGACGCTGTTCGCCCGCGCCCGGTCCGGCGGCGGTGAGAGCTTCGGCACCGTGCTGCTGCGCTACGTGGAGATGCGGATGAGCTGGAGCATCTTCACCTACTGGTTCTTCCTGGCGTTCTACCTGGCCCTGGAGCACGCGCAGACGGCGGGCGCGCGCAAGGTGCAGGCGAGCCGGCTGGAGGCAGAGCTGGCCAATGCCCGCTTGGCCGCGCTGAAGATCCAGGTGCAGCCGCACTTCCTGTTCAACGCCCTCAACTCCATCTCGTCCCTGGTTCCCGACGAGCCGCGGGCCGCGCAGAAGATGATCAGCGAACTCGCGGAACTGCTGCGGCTGACGCTGGCCGCCGGCGCGGAGCACGACACGCCGCTTCGCCGCGAGCTGGAGGTGCTGGATCGATACGTCGCCATCGAACAGGTGCGCTTCGGCGACCGGCTGCGTGTGGACATCAGGGTGGATGACGATGCGCTGGATGCCGCCGTCCCCACGCTGCTGCTGCAGCCGCTGGTGGAGAACGCGGTGCTGCACGGCATCCAGCCCTCGCTGCAGGGGGGCACGGTTCGCGTCACCGCGCGGAGGGAAGATTCGTGGCTGGCGATCGAGGTGAGCGACGACGGTGTCGGATTGGGCTCCGGGTACGCCGAACGCGCCGCAACGCGCGTGGGGCTGGTGAACACGCGCGAACGGCTGCGGAAGCGCTTCGGTGCGGAGCACTCGTTCGCCATCGGCCCGGTGGAGCCGCGGGGGACGCGGGTGAGCATCCGCCTGCCTTGTAGCCCGAAACCGGAGCACGCCCTTGCCGCCGTCTGA
- a CDS encoding LytTR family DNA-binding domain-containing protein, with protein MPPSDVLRAVIADDEPLARRRLRSLLEEDGGVQVVAECANGLEALAAVGQHEPDVVFLDVQMPGATGIEVLEAMAPGSAGAVVLVTAFDEYAVAAFEHHALDYVLKPVDEDRFRATLGRVRERLRERRAASLSADALRQLALAAGPAGGSPYLSRLLIRSTQKVTVVDLAEVDWIEAEGDYLRLHTPGRSYLYRGTIGALEERVDPAEFIRIHRSTIVRLARIRELEPGFHGDHTVTLTTGDRLRLSRTYRARLQDALGDRV; from the coding sequence TTGCCGCCGTCTGACGTGCTCCGCGCCGTGATCGCCGACGACGAGCCGCTGGCCCGGCGCCGGCTGCGCTCGCTGCTGGAAGAGGACGGCGGCGTGCAGGTGGTTGCCGAGTGCGCCAACGGGTTGGAAGCACTGGCCGCCGTGGGCCAGCACGAGCCCGACGTGGTGTTCCTAGACGTGCAGATGCCGGGCGCAACCGGCATCGAGGTGCTGGAAGCGATGGCACCCGGTTCCGCCGGCGCCGTGGTGCTGGTGACCGCGTTCGACGAGTACGCCGTCGCCGCCTTCGAGCACCACGCGCTGGATTACGTGCTGAAACCGGTGGACGAGGATCGCTTCAGGGCCACACTCGGCCGCGTGCGCGAACGCCTGCGCGAGCGGCGCGCAGCCTCCCTCAGCGCGGATGCGCTCCGGCAGCTGGCCCTGGCCGCGGGCCCGGCGGGCGGGTCGCCGTACCTGTCGCGCCTGCTGATCCGCTCCACGCAGAAGGTGACGGTGGTGGACCTGGCCGAGGTGGACTGGATCGAGGCCGAGGGCGACTACCTCAGGCTCCACACGCCCGGCCGCTCGTACCTGTACCGCGGCACCATCGGCGCGCTGGAGGAGCGGGTGGACCCGGCGGAGTTCATCCGCATCCACCGCTCCACCATCGTCCGGCTGGCCCGCATCAGGGAACTGGAGCCCGGCTTTCACGGCGACCACACCGTCACGCTCACCACGGGCGACCGCCTGCGGCTGAGCCGCACCTATCGCGCGCGCCTCCAGGATGCGCTGGGCGATCGTGTCTGA